The following coding sequences are from one Virgibacillus necropolis window:
- a CDS encoding GOLPH3/VPS74 family protein, whose translation MFTIAEELLLLAMDDEKGTVVFSASESLNYGLAGAVLAELTILERIELDDKKVVVINEEETGVMFLDSVLTEIKQSNKSRKVDDWVNRINYKMGQMRNDMIQLLVEKGVLKEEEKKILWFFNQNTYPANQEIPEQEIRNRVHASLFGDEKPNARTAMLLSLIKSCNLVDEVFSKDKKKEATRLMDKIIKNHDYGKAVNASIDEMQTAVIVACTTVVMVSTINTN comes from the coding sequence ATGTTTACTATTGCGGAAGAATTATTATTGCTTGCTATGGATGATGAGAAAGGGACTGTTGTTTTTTCAGCTTCTGAATCCTTAAATTATGGACTAGCAGGGGCTGTTCTTGCAGAATTGACAATATTGGAACGTATTGAACTTGATGATAAAAAGGTTGTCGTGATTAATGAAGAGGAAACCGGGGTAATGTTTCTTGATAGTGTATTAACCGAAATAAAACAATCTAATAAAAGTAGGAAGGTTGATGATTGGGTTAATCGTATTAATTACAAAATGGGGCAAATGAGGAATGACATGATACAGTTGCTCGTGGAAAAGGGTGTATTAAAAGAAGAAGAAAAAAAGATATTATGGTTTTTTAATCAAAATACTTATCCAGCTAATCAAGAAATACCTGAACAAGAAATTCGAAACAGAGTTCATGCAAGTCTATTTGGAGACGAAAAGCCAAATGCAAGAACTGCTATGCTATTAAGTTTGATTAAATCATGTAATCTTGTCGATGAAGTGTTTTCTAAAGATAAAAAGAAAGAAGCAACAAGACTCATGGATAAGATTATTAAAAATCACGATTACGGTAAGGCTGTGAATGCTTCAATTGACGAAATGCAAACAGCTGTAATCGTTGCATGTACAACGGTTGTCATGGTTAGTACAATTAATACTAATTGA
- a CDS encoding class I SAM-dependent methyltransferase — protein sequence MGKWFPWVYGIAMKPLERSRFKKIRTMLINKAVGRVLEIGSGSGVNFPYYRNVDQVDAIEPNPIMRELTLKYISRSHTQIRIFSAEAEKLPFDDNTFDSVVATLVFCTIPDPVKAFEEIQRVSKPGAKILLFEHVRMNHQPLAKMQDILTPLWRKACDGCHLNRDTLRLLGQTEIAINQVDYYYKGLFVTVEAINDK from the coding sequence ATGGGGAAATGGTTTCCGTGGGTTTACGGTATAGCAATGAAACCTCTTGAGCGATCCAGATTTAAAAAAATTAGAACAATGCTTATAAACAAAGCTGTTGGAAGGGTATTAGAAATCGGTTCAGGTTCTGGTGTGAACTTTCCCTATTATAGGAATGTTGATCAGGTGGATGCGATTGAGCCAAATCCTATTATGAGGGAGCTAACTTTAAAATATATAAGTAGGTCTCATACCCAAATTAGAATATTTTCAGCTGAAGCGGAAAAGCTTCCGTTTGACGATAATACTTTTGATTCCGTGGTAGCAACACTAGTTTTTTGTACGATTCCAGATCCTGTTAAAGCATTTGAAGAAATCCAACGAGTTAGTAAACCTGGGGCTAAAATTCTACTTTTTGAGCATGTCAGAATGAATCATCAACCCTTAGCGAAAATGCAAGATATACTGACGCCATTATGGAGGAAAGCTTGTGATGGATGTCATTTAAATCGTGATACCTTGAGATTATTGGGACAGACTGAGATAGCTATAAATCAAGTGGATTACTATTATAAAGGTCTATTCGTAACTGTCGAAGCGATAAATGACAAATAA
- a CDS encoding lmo0954 family membrane protein, which translates to MKKFMLFIGGLVALLILLSMLGPIILLGVSVWLLYVIFKQFIKSDSTVGKIGWVIAGLVVISIGLSNIYAVIGVAAAVALYLIIKNWKSDKHESHEQTVVEDDPFKNFERQWAELNNLK; encoded by the coding sequence ATGAAGAAGTTTATGTTGTTTATTGGAGGTTTGGTTGCTTTATTGATTCTACTTTCGATGCTCGGACCAATAATTTTACTAGGTGTTAGCGTCTGGTTGCTTTATGTCATCTTTAAGCAATTTATCAAAAGCGATTCAACAGTTGGAAAAATCGGTTGGGTTATTGCAGGCCTTGTTGTGATTAGTATCGGGCTTTCTAACATCTATGCTGTGATTGGTGTTGCTGCAGCAGTCGCGTTGTACTTAATTATCAAGAATTGGAAAAGCGATAAGCATGAATCACACGAACAAACAGTGGTAGAAGATGATCCGTTTAAAAATTTTGAGAGACAATGGGCGGAATTAAATAATTTAAAATGA
- a CDS encoding PspA/IM30 family protein, which translates to MTNVFTRMKDSISADLHNMMDQKEQKNPIAALNQYLRQSEQEKEKVRKLVERQYRLKDEFTREYHKAQDLADKRLKQANIAEKANENEMREFAMKEHEEYQSRANRLKASRGESVEQLEMLEQKYEEMKYKLKDMHLRRMELMGRENVAHANHQINRVVQDSSDKPIARFTEMERYIEDLEFKVNSSYYRNTFDSRIEKLEKEMNTKETADTN; encoded by the coding sequence ATGACAAACGTATTTACACGAATGAAGGACTCGATTTCAGCAGATCTTCACAATATGATGGATCAAAAAGAACAAAAGAATCCGATAGCTGCATTAAATCAATATCTACGTCAAAGTGAGCAAGAAAAGGAAAAAGTGAGAAAGCTTGTAGAACGTCAATATCGATTGAAAGATGAATTCACTAGAGAATATCATAAAGCACAGGATCTTGCTGATAAACGTTTAAAGCAAGCTAATATTGCAGAAAAAGCAAACGAAAATGAAATGCGTGAATTTGCAATGAAAGAACACGAGGAATATCAATCAAGAGCGAATAGATTAAAAGCTTCTCGCGGAGAGTCTGTTGAGCAACTAGAGATGTTAGAACAAAAGTACGAAGAAATGAAATACAAACTAAAGGACATGCATTTACGCCGTATGGAGTTAATGGGACGTGAAAATGTAGCACATGCCAATCATCAAATAAATCGTGTTGTACAGGATTCTTCAGATAAACCAATAGCTCGATTTACCGAAATGGAGCGCTATATTGAAGACCTAGAGTTTAAAGTGAATAGTTCTTACTATCGAAACACGTTTGACAGTAGGATCGAGAAGCTTGAAAAAGAAATGAACACAAAGGAAACAGCTGACACAAACTAA
- the liaF gene encoding cell wall-active antibiotics response protein LiaF — translation MFQRLSTDTLNWILIIGVILFIIEITFFGGGMIISALFFGLFIYVGWKRFYRLWGKVFFWIGIIGLAFAIFNMIAIRFLVLAGILLFIVNYSKSKKEPNYIQPSITSQEDGSQETIIKTKALFNHKVFGDQETADQAYQWHDINIHGVFGDRNIDLSNTVLQDETAVISIRHLVGNIAIYIPYEVEVSIHHSSVFGRAHIFGLHHQKLMNQSLLYRTEKYESTYPRVKIITSLLSGDIEVKRI, via the coding sequence ATGTTTCAGCGATTATCAACAGATACATTAAACTGGATATTAATTATTGGGGTGATCCTCTTTATTATAGAAATAACTTTTTTTGGCGGAGGCATGATCATATCTGCCTTGTTTTTTGGTTTATTTATATATGTAGGTTGGAAAAGATTTTATAGACTATGGGGGAAAGTTTTCTTCTGGATCGGGATTATTGGTCTTGCGTTTGCTATTTTTAATATGATAGCTATTCGATTTCTTGTTCTAGCAGGTATCCTGTTATTCATTGTCAATTATTCTAAGTCTAAAAAAGAACCTAATTATATTCAGCCTAGTATTACCTCACAAGAGGATGGTAGTCAAGAAACAATCATCAAAACGAAAGCCTTATTTAATCATAAAGTATTTGGAGACCAAGAAACGGCTGACCAAGCGTATCAATGGCACGATATCAATATACATGGAGTTTTTGGTGACAGAAACATAGACCTAAGCAATACCGTTTTACAAGATGAAACGGCTGTTATCTCAATTCGTCATCTTGTTGGTAATATTGCAATTTATATTCCGTATGAAGTAGAAGTTAGCATACATCATAGTTCGGTATTTGGTCGAGCGCATATTTTCGGATTACATCACCAGAAATTAATGAATCAATCCCTGTTATATAGAACAGAGAAGTATGAATCTACTTATCCTCGAGTCAAAATTATTACGTCTTTACTATCTGGAGACATCGAGGTGAAGCGGATATGA
- a CDS encoding sensor histidine kinase — MNIMMRHVITAVLFSVFISFMVIGVTLITFPLDSWSLLINQEIANVPYLLLVFIIPVVAGFIIGVSTGLYWRQRLHRIDRQLDELVKGQRLTTEDEPHKELNTIQQRMEQVQEKFRLQAEHSQRMVTERANEREKSLQEVVVQERNRLARELHDSVSQQLFAASMMMSAINESDSPDIETGKQQLRMVEKMIHQSQLEMRALLLHLRPVALKGKSLQEGAEELLLELRQKVPMEIVWKIEQFTVEKGIEDQLFRILQESVSNTLRHAKATTLEALLIERDDTVILRIVDNGIGFDVEKVRTSSYGVQNMTERASEVGGTCKIISLPNEGTRVEVKIPRLKKEGENND, encoded by the coding sequence ATGAATATAATGATGCGTCACGTTATCACAGCGGTTTTATTCAGTGTATTTATATCATTTATGGTGATTGGTGTAACACTGATTACCTTCCCTTTAGATAGTTGGTCATTACTTATAAATCAGGAAATTGCGAATGTTCCTTATTTATTGCTGGTTTTTATTATCCCCGTTGTTGCTGGGTTTATAATAGGCGTATCAACAGGATTGTATTGGCGGCAACGACTCCATCGAATTGACAGGCAGTTAGACGAATTAGTGAAAGGTCAAAGATTAACAACGGAAGACGAACCTCATAAAGAATTAAACACAATTCAACAACGGATGGAACAGGTTCAAGAAAAATTCAGGCTACAAGCGGAACATTCCCAGCGAATGGTGACAGAACGAGCAAATGAACGGGAAAAAAGTCTCCAGGAAGTAGTTGTGCAGGAAAGAAATCGCCTGGCGAGAGAATTACACGATTCTGTTAGTCAACAATTATTTGCAGCATCCATGATGATGTCAGCAATCAATGAAAGTGATTCACCAGATATTGAGACAGGTAAGCAACAGCTTCGGATGGTGGAAAAGATGATCCATCAATCCCAATTAGAAATGAGAGCTTTATTACTTCATCTCAGACCTGTTGCATTAAAAGGTAAATCGCTACAAGAAGGCGCTGAAGAATTACTGCTTGAATTAAGACAAAAGGTTCCAATGGAGATTGTCTGGAAAATAGAACAATTCACCGTTGAAAAAGGAATTGAAGATCAGTTATTTCGAATTCTACAAGAGTCCGTATCCAATACATTACGGCATGCTAAAGCCACGACTTTGGAAGCATTATTAATTGAACGAGATGATACAGTTATTTTACGAATAGTGGATAATGGTATAGGATTTGATGTCGAAAAGGTGCGAACGAGTTCATATGGAGTGCAAAATATGACAGAAAGAGCGAGTGAAGTTGGTGGAACCTGTAAAATCATCAGTTTACCAAATGAGGGAACACGAGTAGAAGTAAAAATTCCACGCTTAAAAAAAGAAGGGGAAAACAATGATTAA
- a CDS encoding response regulator transcription factor translates to MIKVLFADDHEMVRIGVTSYLSSQADIEVVAEADDGGEAVEMALDLRPDVILMDLVMKEMDGIEATKQIIEQWPEAKVIIVTSFLDDEKVYPALEAGATSYMLKTSKASEIAKAIRSTFGGQSILEPEVTGKIMNRMRTKPVDQLHEQLTSREMEILLLIAQGKTNQEIADLLFIALKTVKVHVSNILGKLEVQDRTQAVIYAFKHDLVK, encoded by the coding sequence ATGATTAAAGTGTTATTTGCGGATGATCATGAAATGGTTAGAATTGGGGTTACATCGTATTTATCATCACAAGCTGATATTGAGGTGGTGGCAGAAGCGGATGATGGTGGTGAGGCAGTTGAAATGGCGCTGGATTTGAGACCTGATGTCATTTTAATGGATCTTGTTATGAAGGAAATGGACGGTATTGAAGCGACAAAACAAATAATTGAACAATGGCCAGAAGCAAAGGTTATTATTGTTACAAGCTTTCTCGATGATGAAAAGGTCTATCCGGCTCTTGAAGCAGGAGCAACTAGCTATATGTTAAAAACGTCAAAAGCAAGTGAAATTGCTAAAGCAATACGCTCCACTTTTGGCGGACAGTCTATTCTAGAGCCAGAGGTAACTGGCAAAATAATGAACCGAATGCGAACTAAACCAGTGGATCAACTACATGAACAACTGACCAGTAGAGAAATGGAAATTCTACTGTTAATAGCACAAGGAAAAACAAATCAAGAAATTGCTGATTTATTATTCATCGCGTTGAAAACAGTAAAAGTACATGTCAGTAATATACTAGGCAAACTTGAGGTTCAAGATCGTACCCAGGCAGTCATTTATGCGTTTAAGCATGATTTAGTGAAATAG
- the aceA gene encoding isocitrate lyase, with protein sequence MEQNRESNLKEEWENDLRWVGVERPYTAEEVIRLRGSIDIEHTLARKGSEKLWNLINKEDEYVNALGALTGNQAVQQVKAGLKAIYLSGWQVAADANMAGQMYPDQSLYPVNSVPQVVKRINQALQRADQIHFAEGNTETDWFAPIIADAEAGFGGQLNVFELMKSMIESGAAAVHFEDQLSSEKKCGHLGGKVLLPTQTAVRNLIAARFAADVMGTPTLVIARTDANAADLITSDFDPQDGKFITGERTPEGFFKTKAGIDQAIARGLAYAPYADLIWCETSEPNIKEAQQFADAIHEKYPNQLLAYNCSPSFNWKGKLSDEEIASYQDELSEMGYKFQFVTLAGFHALNHSMFELARRYKDEGMAAYSELQQAEFASEKHGYSATRHQREVGTGYFDEVAQVISGGTSSTIALKGSTETEQFTR encoded by the coding sequence ATGGAGCAAAATCGTGAAAGTAATTTAAAAGAAGAATGGGAAAATGATTTACGGTGGGTAGGAGTTGAGCGGCCATATACAGCAGAAGAAGTTATTAGGCTTCGGGGTTCAATTGATATCGAGCACACGCTAGCTAGGAAAGGTTCAGAAAAACTGTGGAATCTAATAAACAAAGAGGATGAGTATGTTAACGCACTTGGTGCTTTAACAGGAAATCAAGCTGTTCAACAAGTGAAGGCAGGACTTAAGGCAATTTACTTAAGCGGTTGGCAAGTTGCCGCAGATGCAAATATGGCAGGTCAGATGTATCCTGATCAGAGTCTTTATCCAGTTAATAGTGTTCCACAAGTTGTGAAGCGGATTAATCAAGCACTACAACGTGCTGATCAAATACACTTTGCTGAAGGAAATACAGAAACGGACTGGTTTGCCCCTATTATTGCGGATGCTGAGGCTGGATTCGGTGGCCAATTAAATGTATTTGAGTTAATGAAATCAATGATAGAATCAGGTGCAGCAGCCGTGCATTTTGAAGATCAATTATCTTCAGAAAAAAAGTGTGGCCACCTTGGCGGGAAAGTATTATTACCAACCCAAACAGCGGTTAGAAACTTGATTGCTGCCCGATTTGCGGCGGATGTAATGGGAACACCAACACTTGTCATCGCACGAACAGATGCAAATGCAGCAGATTTAATCACAAGTGATTTTGACCCACAAGATGGTAAGTTTATAACAGGGGAACGTACACCAGAAGGATTTTTCAAAACAAAAGCAGGAATTGACCAGGCAATTGCTCGTGGCTTAGCATATGCGCCATATGCAGATTTAATTTGGTGTGAAACATCTGAACCAAATATAAAGGAAGCACAACAATTTGCTGATGCAATTCATGAAAAGTATCCAAATCAGTTATTGGCGTATAATTGTTCTCCGTCATTTAATTGGAAAGGTAAACTTTCTGACGAGGAAATTGCAAGCTATCAGGATGAGTTGAGTGAAATGGGATACAAGTTCCAGTTTGTTACACTAGCAGGATTTCATGCCCTGAACCATAGTATGTTTGAACTCGCTCGGAGGTATAAGGACGAGGGCATGGCAGCCTATTCAGAATTACAACAAGCTGAATTTGCAAGTGAAAAACATGGGTATAGCGCAACACGCCATCAACGTGAAGTTGGAACAGGTTACTTTGATGAAGTAGCGCAGGTTATTTCAGGTGGTACATCATCTACTATAGCCTTAAAAGGTTCAACAGAAACGGAACAATTTACGAGATAA
- the corA gene encoding magnesium/cobalt transporter CorA, with the protein MITILAQKQNIEHVEEITLDDLNNNTYDWYWVDFEEPTENETKLLEIYFQFHPLAVEDCIHDLQRPKLDYYEDHTFFVIHSLEKQSLAKKEINIFIGDNFIVTYHKQKSSYTESVKSLFKRKNNNDSFDEYYVFYQLLDFVVDEYFPIVYAIEDHINEIEDNTKKLSMENLLEHLFDRRGELLTLRQMVHPMRDLLYRILNSHHLEGVQERKEYFADIHDHLIKVADMIASNRELTQDIRDSYLSLNAHQTNRTMQVLTIISVIFMPLTFIVGIYGMNFTFMPELDEKYGYFVIWVIMLSISIGMYLWFRKKGWFD; encoded by the coding sequence ATGATTACGATACTGGCACAAAAACAAAATATAGAGCACGTTGAAGAAATTACGCTTGACGATCTTAATAACAATACATATGACTGGTACTGGGTTGACTTTGAGGAACCGACTGAAAATGAAACAAAGCTTCTAGAGATCTATTTTCAGTTTCACCCTTTAGCGGTTGAGGATTGTATCCATGATCTACAACGTCCAAAGCTTGATTATTATGAGGACCATACATTTTTTGTTATTCATTCGTTAGAAAAGCAATCATTAGCAAAGAAAGAAATAAATATTTTTATAGGCGATAACTTTATTGTTACCTATCATAAACAGAAGTCATCCTATACGGAATCAGTGAAAAGTTTGTTCAAAAGAAAAAATAACAACGATTCATTTGATGAATATTACGTTTTCTATCAATTGTTAGATTTTGTTGTAGATGAATATTTCCCTATCGTTTATGCAATTGAAGATCATATTAATGAGATTGAGGATAATACAAAAAAATTGTCGATGGAAAATTTATTGGAGCATTTATTCGATCGGCGTGGTGAACTATTAACACTTCGTCAAATGGTACATCCGATGCGAGATTTGTTGTACCGTATTTTGAATTCACATCATTTAGAAGGAGTTCAAGAACGAAAGGAATATTTCGCGGATATACATGACCATTTAATAAAAGTAGCAGATATGATTGCATCAAATCGGGAATTGACACAGGACATTAGAGATAGTTACTTGTCGTTAAACGCACATCAGACCAATCGAACGATGCAAGTACTTACTATTATTTCTGTAATATTCATGCCCTTAACATTTATTGTAGGCATTTATGGTATGAACTTCACATTTATGCCAGAACTCGATGAGAAATATGGGTATTTTGTCATTTGGGTCATTATGCTTAGTATTTCCATTGGAATGTACCTATGGTTCCGGAAAAAAGGATGGTTTGATTAA
- a CDS encoding C40 family peptidase, with product MKKSIITLTTVAVVGLGSMFVNNTVQAEATVDLQNKQSEIQSKRSAVQANLSEAESKIVEVMVDLKKLNKKIEQVDHALKQNQEKMNETKSEIEDKKAGIKALEDEIKDLEKEIEARYEILKERIVSYQKSGGDIGYMDVIFGSKSFGELISRVTAVNKITNADAELMKEQEKAKNEVEDKQEKVEGKLTALQDIKVELEGMEETILVQKEQNGEAKDELKNKKQDLEVMKDELEIKDSSLAVIEAEVNQNIAQKNIERERATAAAEEETETVSSNDDDSSNLATLGSESSDASSNSNSDEKSTTSKSSNDTKKQEAKSSTSVAKAPGGGIATAINAGYPHLGTPYVWNGESPSGFDCSGFIAWAFRQGGISLPSSTSALQNVGQKVSYSDIQPGDLVFFNTYKTNGHIGIYVGGGKFIGAQNSTGLAVADMTSGYWDSKFAGHVRRVR from the coding sequence TTGAAAAAATCAATAATCACTCTAACTACTGTAGCTGTAGTTGGTTTAGGGAGCATGTTCGTAAATAATACAGTTCAAGCAGAAGCGACAGTGGATTTACAAAACAAGCAGTCCGAAATACAAAGTAAACGCTCGGCTGTTCAAGCGAATCTATCAGAAGCAGAATCAAAAATAGTAGAAGTTATGGTAGATTTAAAGAAACTTAATAAAAAGATAGAACAAGTAGATCATGCATTAAAGCAAAACCAAGAAAAAATGAATGAAACAAAAAGTGAAATTGAAGATAAAAAAGCGGGAATAAAAGCATTAGAAGATGAGATTAAGGATTTAGAAAAAGAAATTGAAGCAAGATATGAGATTTTGAAGGAACGGATTGTATCCTATCAAAAAAGTGGCGGGGACATCGGGTATATGGATGTAATTTTTGGCTCCAAAAGTTTTGGAGAATTAATTAGCCGCGTAACAGCAGTTAACAAAATTACAAATGCGGACGCTGAGTTAATGAAAGAACAGGAAAAAGCTAAAAATGAAGTAGAAGATAAACAAGAAAAAGTTGAGGGAAAATTGACAGCTCTGCAAGATATCAAAGTGGAACTTGAAGGTATGGAAGAAACAATTTTAGTCCAAAAAGAACAAAACGGTGAAGCAAAAGATGAGTTGAAGAACAAAAAACAAGATCTAGAAGTTATGAAAGATGAGTTAGAAATAAAAGATAGTTCATTAGCAGTAATTGAAGCGGAAGTTAATCAAAATATTGCACAAAAAAACATAGAGCGTGAACGTGCAACTGCTGCAGCTGAAGAGGAAACAGAGACAGTTTCTTCTAACGATGATGATTCTAGTAATTTAGCTACACTTGGTAGTGAAAGTTCGGATGCTTCATCTAATAGCAATAGCGATGAAAAGTCTACTACTAGTAAAAGTTCAAATGATACTAAAAAGCAAGAAGCTAAATCAAGTACTTCAGTTGCTAAAGCTCCAGGTGGTGGAATAGCTACTGCAATAAATGCTGGATATCCACATCTTGGTACGCCATATGTATGGAATGGTGAAAGTCCAAGTGGGTTTGATTGTTCTGGATTTATAGCTTGGGCATTTAGACAAGGTGGAATCTCACTTCCATCAAGTACGTCAGCACTCCAAAATGTTGGTCAGAAAGTTTCATATAGTGATATACAACCTGGAGATTTAGTATTCTTTAACACGTATAAAACCAATGGTCATATAGGAATTTACGTGGGTGGAGGCAAGTTTATTGG